AAACAAGAGACCAAATTGGCTAGCCTATAAATGGCCAAATAACCAGGTGTAATGAATGCAACAATTAGAATTTCAGCTGCTGGTCATGCAGCTATGTGAGTTGAAAACACTTCCAGATGCGCTGAACAAGCTGAAAAGCTCTGAAAACCCAGAAATCAAAGAGGCAGCAGAAAGCCTAACAGGTCAATTTGCTTTGGCTACGGTTGACGGTGAAGAGCGTATCTATCACGTGTTTAACGATGTTGATGATAACGGTGAAGAGCAAGAGTACGCTGAACACATCATGAACGAAGGTGATGATGTGATTAAGTTTGTCGCGTGGTTCTTTGACGTTATGTTCGAAATCAAACCGAGCGATACTTACAAAACAGCAGGTAAGACTTACCGTCAGCCTAAACGTTCTTAATCGACATGCGTTAGAGCGTTAAATCTGGTAGTTCGAAAGACAAACGGCGTTCATTTTTGAGCGCCGTTTGTGATTTTATGGTCAGGCTCTAGGCAATTTGGTGTGGATGTGCAATGCTTTTTGTATGCCCCCTTCAACGAGGTTGCCATGGAAAGTAAAGAGACCGCGCAGACCAGTACTTCCCAGTACGTCGTTTCTCAGCGTTTTGGTTTTGGTCCCAGAGTTGGCGATGCCAAACAGGAACCCGCACTCAATGATCAGCTAAAAGCGACCCCCTACATTCACAAAGCCATTACTGAGTTACCGTCAACCACAGAAATGTTGGCGCATCTTGGTGATTTAAACCGCCGCAGAAAAGAAGCGACAACGCCAGAAGAGAAAAAACTTTTCACCAAATCTAGCAATGCTTTCTTCCAAGAAAATTTTCAAACCATTGTACATGCGAGAAATCTGCAAACCTTAACTACACCGCTTGGCTTCCAGGAAAGGTTGATTCAGTTTTGGAGTAACCACTTCGCCATTTCAGCAGACAACAGACGCGTTCGTCCGATAGCTGCCGGCATCGAAAATGAGGTGGTTCGCGAGCTGTGGAGTATCGATTTTCCTTCCATGCTGCTTGCGGTTTGTCAGCATCCAACCATGCTGATGTATCTCGATAATCACCGTTCTATTGGGCCCAACTCAAAAGTGGGTCAAAAGCGCAATAAAGGCCTTAACGAGAACTTGGCGCGGGAGATTCTTGAACTTCACACCTTGGGGGTCGATGGCGGCTACTCACAAAACGATGTGATTGAACTTGCCCAAGGTTTAACTGGCTGGACAGTGAGTTTTAAAACAGATCGACCAGGGTATCAATTTGTTGATGCCATGCATGAGCCAGGCGCTATCAACGTACTGGGTAAGGTCTATGAGGAAGAGGGGGAGGAGCAAGCGATATCTTGCCTTCGTGATCTAGCCAATCATGAAAACACCGCGAAGCATTTATGCAGCAAGTTGGTTCAACACTTCTATGGCTCAGGTCATCCTTCGCTAGTGGATGATCTCACTAAAGTGTGGCTAGAGAATGAAGGGATGCTGATTCCTGTTTACATCACTTTAATTAACTCCACGCTCAAAAATAGCAGTCAACAGCTGAGATTTCGGACGCCTCAAGAGTGGTATTTTGCGGTACTTCGTAGTGCTGACTTTGAGCCCAATGCGCGCCAGATGCAGCAAATGCTACGTCAGCTTGGACAGCCGCCTTTCATGCCGGGATCGCCTGCAGGGTGGTCCGATAAAGACTCTGATTACAACTCCTCATCAGCACTTACTCAGCGTTGGCAAGTTGCGAACCAAATCGCCAAGCTGGTAGTAAGACAGATGGAGCGCAGCAAACAAAATGTCGATGACAAACTGATTCAAATGACCCAGCGTCTTTACGGTAGTGAGGTGGATGAGCACGTTCTTACCGCCATGGATAAAGCGCAGGATCCCACGTCGAAATTGGTGGTGCTGTGGATGAGCCCACAGTTCCAATACAGGTGAGTACTATGGCAACGAGACGCGATTTTATTAAAGGCATCGGGGCAGCATCTTTAGTCACCATGTTGCCCAACTTGTCATTGGCTTCTACCCAGAGTCCGAATGTGCTGGTGTGGATAACACTGCGCGGGGCAATGGATGGATTGAACGTGGTGGTGCCAAGTTTCGATGAGGATTACTACAACCTCAGACCTAGTATCGCAATAAAGAAGGATCAGCTTCAGCCATTAAGTGATGGCTTTGGATTGCATCCAGCGCTCAAGAATGTGTATCAATGGTATCAACAAGAGCAAGCTGGCTTTGTGCACGCTTGTGCAACGGGTTATCGAGAGCGCTCTCACTTTGATGGGCAAAAGGTGCTTGAGAACGGCACCACCGACCCATTTGGTCCAATTGGTTGGATGAACCGATTCTTAGCAACGCAGCACTCACAGCAAGCGATAGCAATAGATTCTGGCATGCCTCTGATAGTTCAAGGAGATGTAAAAGTCAGCAGTTGGTTCCCTCATAAACTCAAAGCAGAGGAGGAACAAAGCCTATTGCTGGCTGAGCTATTCCAAAATGACGAAACCCTATCAGCAAACTTCGAAGAGAGCATGAAGCTTGAATCGATGACCAGCGGAGGCAGTCAGAATAAGCAGTTTAACAATTTGATGCGTCAAGCGGGTAAGTTTATCAGCTCACCACAGGGACCCAATATTGCGGTACTAGAGCTGGGCGGTTGGGACACCCATTCAGGACAAGGAACGACAAATGGTCGCCTTGCTTCTCAGTTGACTAAGTTAGACAAAGGGCTTGATGTACTCAAACAAGCCTTGGGCGACAAATGGCAATCGACTGTGGTTATCGCAGCCAGTGAATTTGGTCGAACTGTAGCAGAAAACGGCACCAAAGGGACTGATCATGGTACAGGCAATGCCATGTTTATTATGGGCGGGGCACTTGAGGGTTCAGATGTCATTACTGACTGGCCTGGACTTGCTGAAAGTGAACGATATGAAGGTCGTGACTTGCAACCGACGACCGATATGCGCTCAGTGCTCAAAACGGTGCTTAGCCAACATATGGGGGCTGATGAACAAACCCTACAGCAAGTGTTCCCTGATGCACCTCAACCAGCGGACTTAGGTAAGTTGCTTGGATAATGCGTTAATCTGAATTGCTGGCTCCTCTGTACCACATAACTTTGCGAGCCCAGTAACACTGCTTGTCGATAAGCGTGTTACTTGGGCAAATTCATGTATAATTCCAAGCAACACTTCCCTAGGAGCGCACGCCTACATGAACAACTAACTCAATTTCGAACGTTTTATACAAGTAACTTTTGAAATCGCAGAGTTAGTGGGCGTTGGCTCGTTCTATATTCCTGTCTACCTATCAGGACATTGCTATTTATCGCGACATTGTCGTATGTGATGCCATGCGTCTCATGCTCTGCCAAGGAGGATGTATGACTACAATTCATGCTATTTCATTATCAAAACAATTTTCTGACGGTCACGATCTGTTTCACGACCTCTCTTTTATCATCCCTGTTGGCGTGAATGCCTTGGTTGGGAAAAATGGCTGCGGCAAAAGCCACTTAGCGTCAATACTTGCGAAACACTCTCAACCCAGCAGTGGAAGCGTTGAGTGGGGGAGTAACACCAAGTCAATTGGTGTTTACCGTCAAGAAGAGTCACAAGATGAACTGGATTACTCTATCGCCGCTTACCTGGGTGTTGAGGACAAGCTTGAAGCTCTCAAGCAGATTTCACGAGGTTCAACCGACAATCAGTGGTTTGATCTTATTGCCGATTCAGATTGGCAGCTTGAGCAAACTTTGACGGAGCTATTCGAGTCACTGCGGTTGCCGACTGACCTAAGTACCAAACTGCTCCATTTAAGTGGAGGACAACGGGCAATCATCAGGCTTTATCGTTTGCTTAACCAAGAGCACGATGGATGGATCCTCGATGAGCCAACCAATCACTTGGATACCGAGCACATAAGTTGGTTAGTGGAAACGCTAAGGCAGCGACAGGTACCTATCCTAGTGATCAGCCATAATATATCCTTCCTCGAGCAAACCGACCGTATTTTCGAGCTTGATAGCTTGGGAATTACCTGTTTCGGTGGCGGTTATCAGGGATATATAACCCAAAAAGAGCAAAAGCTTGCGGCGATCAACAAGATGGCAAAAATGTTAGAGAAAGCCCG
This is a stretch of genomic DNA from Vibrio maritimus. It encodes these proteins:
- a CDS encoding DUF1800 domain-containing protein, which gives rise to MESKETAQTSTSQYVVSQRFGFGPRVGDAKQEPALNDQLKATPYIHKAITELPSTTEMLAHLGDLNRRRKEATTPEEKKLFTKSSNAFFQENFQTIVHARNLQTLTTPLGFQERLIQFWSNHFAISADNRRVRPIAAGIENEVVRELWSIDFPSMLLAVCQHPTMLMYLDNHRSIGPNSKVGQKRNKGLNENLAREILELHTLGVDGGYSQNDVIELAQGLTGWTVSFKTDRPGYQFVDAMHEPGAINVLGKVYEEEGEEQAISCLRDLANHENTAKHLCSKLVQHFYGSGHPSLVDDLTKVWLENEGMLIPVYITLINSTLKNSSQQLRFRTPQEWYFAVLRSADFEPNARQMQQMLRQLGQPPFMPGSPAGWSDKDSDYNSSSALTQRWQVANQIAKLVVRQMERSKQNVDDKLIQMTQRLYGSEVDEHVLTAMDKAQDPTSKLVVLWMSPQFQYR
- a CDS encoding DUF1501 domain-containing protein, translating into MATRRDFIKGIGAASLVTMLPNLSLASTQSPNVLVWITLRGAMDGLNVVVPSFDEDYYNLRPSIAIKKDQLQPLSDGFGLHPALKNVYQWYQQEQAGFVHACATGYRERSHFDGQKVLENGTTDPFGPIGWMNRFLATQHSQQAIAIDSGMPLIVQGDVKVSSWFPHKLKAEEEQSLLLAELFQNDETLSANFEESMKLESMTSGGSQNKQFNNLMRQAGKFISSPQGPNIAVLELGGWDTHSGQGTTNGRLASQLTKLDKGLDVLKQALGDKWQSTVVIAASEFGRTVAENGTKGTDHGTGNAMFIMGGALEGSDVITDWPGLAESERYEGRDLQPTTDMRSVLKTVLSQHMGADEQTLQQVFPDAPQPADLGKLLG